GAGCAAAATTCACGCTTATAAGCACTTTAAAACGCGCTCAagaaatataaacacatacaaagaGGACGCTGTTTTTAAActtaagaaaatataattattgtgGTAACGTTTAAGAGGGTGTGTTTTCTCGAATAGCGCCCAGCTAATATATTGCTATCCCGCGGTACGACTTAGCTGTGTGTCTAGTAGTTTAAATTGCGTTTTGGTGTAAGGTGTGTGGCAGTTTTGTGTATCATGAAGTATTATTTAGCGCTGCGGAAAATGTTTGATTCGGTTCTGAAGGAACTGAAACGGGCTGAGCGCCGGCGTGGCTGTGCTGAAGATTGCCCTGATCGTGTTGTTAAATTGAAGAACAGACCACATCAAAACCAAGCATGTGTCTGATCATGTGTCAGCCCTCCAGTCACATCTCAAACACACGTCTCCAAAACTGCAACATGttcaacataaaaaacaaacaaacaaaaaaaaacacgtttacgTATTAAACCCGGACCGATTTCTGTGTGGTGTTAAAAATTAGGCTGTagaatctatctatctgtctgtctgtctagggTCAAAGCGAAGTTGGGTCATGCCCGTTGGGATCAtggattttgtaatatttataatgcTTATAATAATGCAGAATGGAGGTTGGCATTTCTACTCCCTTTATAGGCAGTATCTTATATTGTGCAGTGCATTTGCAGAATGTGTTCATCATTCCTCTtcacattaaaattatattatggGACACTTTGTAGTTTCTGGTTGGTTGGACAATTATGATAAATTTACAATGTTGAGATTGGCTAAAGGTAACGGGGGAGGCTGGAAGGAGGAAGCAGGACTCTCTGGCCCGTGAAACTCGCCCCGTGCTGCACGCTGTTAGCCTGTGGGCTGTAGTCAATGTTTTTTGACTGACCCCAGTGTTCTAGACTCTGCTGCTGCTTCCACTAGGCTCCGTGTGTGTATTTTACAGTGGGTAGGGCCAGGAGGGAGGGATTTGATCAAAACACAAAATCATGGGACTGGTTCTCCCATCTCGTGTGCAGTGTAATCCTCAAACCAACCAGAGTTATTTCATGTTTTCGCCTTGAGTTCCTGACTGTTTTTGCGTTGAAGTACTTTCCAATCCGACTCCATGTCTGTACACAATCCTGTCCTGGACTGAAGGGAGAGcactgtaatgttgttttttttcctctctactTTTCAAGGGCCAGTGAGATTCCACACTGATTAGTGAAAGAGAGACCATGTGGAAGTCACATGAGTGCAGAGGATGAGGTGACAACAACTGCGACCAGAGAGAAGCAACTTTACTACTGGCCTGAGACAGCCAGCGGATCAGCCTCTCTTCCTTTACCCTTCAGACCCCCCGGTACAACAGGGGCGACTGCACTGAGAGCTTTACCAATTACAACAGGAACAACCACAATGAGTAGGAACTCCACCACGCCTACTGACGTCACTGGAGACGCAGCGGCTGGCTACATCTTGGTACCATTCCTCTTCATCACTGTCGTTGGGATAGCTGTTGCCGGGGTTTGTACGCGGTTCGCTTTCTTGCAAAACCACCGCCTCCTCGAATCTGGGTTGGGGAGTAAAggttaatctttttttcttttctcttttaagGTGATGTACGTACAGAAGAAAAGAAGGTAAGCCTTTGCCTTGCTGCTGTATAAAGCACGTCGCTGTGGGATTGGAATGAAGCACTTGAGATCTGAAACTAGCTTTTCTAGGGGTTAGGTAGCGCAGcaggctagtttttttttttttttttagcttcgtATTTTCAGGTAGTCTCAGCCTAGTTTCACAATTTGTTCTGCAAACCGTGTAATATACTCCTTAACAGTATACAGATGTGGTCAAAAGTTTTtgcaccctgtagaatgaactaattttgcttcataaagttgagtgaaacctgctgaacgatgttacgttaacacattgaatgacatactgctttgtagttttccatatgcttgtagtttctttgattgcatgctgttaaataaaatatctaaattatgttcatatatatattttttgtactttattgTCTCAATCCccaaattctaggtgatgcaaaacatttggccacagctgtaattTGTTCACAGCcctttgtatacatttatttttttctctgtagtTCTGAGATTTAAGACCTGACTCTCATGTCCTTGCATTTGGACTCATTAGGAACCCTTCCACAGTCCGTGTGAGTTTGAGAGAGCAAGTTCTATCAGCCCGCAGTTGTAGCTAGGGGCTGACACTGTTTCAGTTGAAATGCATTTCATCTTATTCTGCTGCGGATGGAAACCAATGAGTTTGGTTTTGGAAAGCGTGGTTTCCGTGCTGGAGGGGTTACACAGTGGCTGGGGCCCCACTGCTAATTGAACCCGTGTTTGGGTTTCAGGGTAGACAGATTACGACACCAGCTGCTGCCCGTGTACACCTACGACCCTTCAGAGGAGCTGGGCGAGGCGGAGCAAGAGCTGCTGTTGAGGGAAGAAGACACAAAGGTACCCGAGGGCCGGTGCGACTAACATTTCCAAAATGTGATTGAAGTCATCAGGGCAGCATTTCATCTAGAGCTGTTGGCTTCAGTGGTAGGCATGGAGCTGAAGTTTCATAcggcaatccagggtgattccttAATCCAGCTGTTGCTTACCCCCGTGGGGAACAGGCTGATCAGATCAACCCCGTAAAGTCTGCTTTTAGATGTTCTCTTGGAAGTTCTAATACGTGTATAAATTCCATCACAATCCATGACAACACAGCATGCTGGCGTCCTCTGCTGGTAGAGGCAAGGCAGGCCTGGAGTGATGTCTGCAGCTTTTACAGCCTCTGTTCTGTGGGCTGGGGGCGTGGTTTAAATGAGAAATTACATTGTTTAAGCTGAGTGCTTCCCCTTGATTGCTGTAGTTGCTTGGTAACAAGCACATTTCTGAAGGCAAGTGTTTGAAAGAATGGAGCTGAGCCACAATTgggagattgttttttttttttcagccagtcgATCGGGATTAACCCAATACTCTCCACTGCTCCCAGTGTGGAAAATGCTCCCATCGGTGTCCTTTATGCACTAAGCCTGCGTGTGAGGGTGTATCACACCACACAATCACGCTGTGAAATTACTTTCCTGTCTGTGTGTTGGTAGTCATTGCATGtagttttatgattttatttattatgcagaATCATATTTTGGTCCCAAGACTACACAGCCCTATGCGTAGGAGCATAACACAGTCAACGATCATGCAAacgattattgttattttttttctagtttgttttaaataaggaCTAGGAGACCTGCGTCCTTGAAATTGAAAATTTGGAGTTACGGCATTGGCGActcttctaaataaaaaaaaatctcttcagaATGTATTCAGCAGTGCAGGGCTGGTCACAGTGTGATCCCTGGTGTATGACAAGGCTGGTTTGAGGATGGCGGGATGACATATGATTCCCTTATTACAGCCTGAGCCTTTTCCTCCCGTCTAGAGTCTGAGCGCAGAAGAAACGGGAGCCTTGCAAGGCTGTAGGTCATGAAGGCAGAGTAGGCAAGGCTTTCAGCTGGAAAGGTAACTCGCAGCTTCTCATCTCTACTTCAAACAAAGGGATCAGGCCAGTCTGTGCTCTTTTGAAATTGCAGACTGGTTCTGCTGCTTTTCCTTTCACAtcttttaactgtttttgttcCATCAATCGCACAGTCAAAAATGACCTTGATTTTAAAGGTTATCGCTAATGAAATAAATGTGAACTGTGACTCACTTCCATTTTCTATGTAGGTGCTGCAGGCTGtgatattatattacattgtcCTTGGGGGTCAATGCATTTCTATTAtaaggaaagcagctggttggtaatGCTAGGACAGGCGATATTAAAAGCTTCTGGgaaatgcaagtgtaacagacGTGTCTGAAGTGACGGCATTCAAAGTGATGTGCTTTCTGTAACCAAAACGAGGtacaagatgtatttattttattgatttatttataaccTGCATTTCTTTCAAACACTGCACTTGTGAGGTCAACATCGACTTCTCGACAGTTAAGATTAGCTAGGAGCGCTTTATCTTTGTTGCAGACAAACTTGAACGCACACACACGCTTCGGGTCTTTTGAATATTGTAAATACTTGTATCATGCTTTTTTGtcctgattttaaaacatatttgatatGCAAAATCATCGAAACCTagaatatttgtaaataatttttacataaaaaaacagtatcaaTTAATTATTACATGGGTTAAaataactcccattgcatagcagttcgatccattcctggttttgctatgagtttagcAAGACGCACCTCAGCATGTTACCTccacactgtagctaatcaagctagTACTAAAATCTGGACAGGGTGGAAGTGCTATGCAGTAGGATTCTGATTTCCCTGTCTTAGTGGCTGGTCATGTGGTTCTGTAATTCTGTGGTCTGTTCCCTGTGTAGGTGTTACAGAGCTGGGGAAGGGCTTATCAGCACCGGCGTCCCCCCCTCTTGAAGGATGTCCATGCGTGAGGCTGGGTGTCTGCACCAGCACAGAGACTGGCAGACGGGCTCGGTGAATCCTGCCAATTGAACGATTCGTTGTCTGCTGCAGTGGAGTTGCAGCACCTGTTTGAGACAGAACGATGAtttcaaattgtttgtttttcacatgctTTCCTTCACCCTGCCCAATATTTTTGATTCGGTCGTCCAAAATCCAGTGTTTCTCGACTCTTGAGTTTCGTACTGAAGTCGATTACTCCTGCTTTCATTATCCGGTGTTCAATCCTATCCCGGCCAAAATATAACAAACTTCAAGATACTAAGTGCAAAtgattagttttttatttaacaaaaaaaaaacacatcattttttttttttttttacagtgttgtttgttAATGTCGTTCTGTTTGTTGAAACcttaaaagcactgtttaataTCCAGGAGGTGTTAAATTATATATTCCTTCctgttatagatatatatatatatatataatatatatatatatatatatatatatatatattattaaattttgGATTTATAGTTGTGTAATTATAATCTACGGAtctagcagaaacattttgacttTACCTTCCAATTCTTTATTCAAACTGCCCTGTTAGTCACACTGGAAAAGGTGGGAAAAACCCCAGTGTTTAATAATTTACTCTAACAGCACTTACTGTAGTTATGCAATAATAAGTCATTCTCGATGTCTTCAGTGCTTTAAGGGTTCAGATTCTTGTATCCCTGGGTTTGGTGTGCTTTCCAACCCCACATCTCTCAATGTGAACCAAAACACAAACTTGCAGCGTTGGggttctttgagtactactgcaTGTGCCACCGTGATGGTTTTGTAGTTCTGGAGATGTACTGCAGTTACTATGAAAACCCTCTTTATAAGAATTCCCGTTAAAGGAGGTCAGGCTTGCTACACTGACAGCGTACGTGTCCCCGCGGCAGTTTGATTAGAGAGGGCGGAATGTTCTTTACCACGTTACCACAAGTTTGAGCTTGGGAtgtgacatgttttgttttttttgcacgtACCCACGGTCCCGGCTACAGATCGTTTCTAATCAGCATTGAGCTGTTTGTTTCACAGATGAATGCTACTTTGTGCAACACGCTGATAACAATATTGTACCACTAGCCAGACCTTGGTTTCACAGACGATTCCTTGTGGCTGCTCAGGAAAGCATACCCTAAGTGGTCTAGCAAAGTCAATATCTGTTCCAGCTATTGGTACATAATTTCACAGCATGCTACAAAAAAGCTTAGTTATTATAGAAAGTCAAAATGTTACTGCATCACTTGCATTTCTGCTAATCTGGAGTGTCTGTGCTGTTCTTCACCACTAGAGGTCACTGTGGTACAGAGATAAATTCTACCATGTATGCCTGTTAGGGACTTGCTTTTCCAAACTTGGTGAGTGAATTTTTAGTAAATTTTGATCAGTTTTaaaatctgctttgtttttgtatttgtttttctattttgtatggtttttgtattttgtatactgGACCGTGAGAGTGAGCTTGAACTGCTATATTCATCAGGGTGAAGTATAACCTTTAACCTGAGTTACAGAGCTCAGTGATGAAGAGCCATAAAATGCGAGTGTAAAGTATAGAAGCCACAGAGAATGCAGACACTTGGGTGAGTGCGACTATGTGCACACTGAAACAGCTATAGTGGTGCAGCATAGCTGTGTGatcccattttgttttgtttagaaaaaattgtgaatgtttcattattgttattgtgcTGCACGTGCCATTttgaaatgctgtttaaaaaaaaaaaaaaaaaaaaaaccattctgTTGTGAAGCTTGATTTATTGGCAGCAGCTATTAAAAATATTCTttctgggtggggggggggtggggaaatCCTTTGTAAATTTGGGTGTTATCCCTAGAGTCAGATCGATGCATTTCTATGCAGAGTACCAGCAATCCGGGGTGCACTGGGTGCTGCAGTAAAATACAAAGCTTCCCTCGTTTGGCGACGGCACAGGTTTTGCAATGCTCAGTTCACGTGTGCCTGACCAGCAATTCAGTGAGAACCAGCGATCTGTGAGGCTTCACTGCAAGCTCTGTGCAGTCTGGAGAGCTGAGATAAGTCCTTGTGATTCTCTGTGGAATTGTGGATGGATGCGCAGCTTCCCTCAATTTCATTTTCAGTGTCATTTTACACTAATTACCTTGTCCTTGTATTCTGTCTCAGTTAGCTTTGGTTTactttttaccccccccccccccccccccccccccccccccccccccccttttttttttttttacaattatttgttcttatttttatttagaaacatttcctgctgtattttaaaagttaGAATTCGTCGTATCTTTAATCTTCCTTGAACAGT
Above is a window of Polyodon spathula isolate WHYD16114869_AA chromosome 25, ASM1765450v1, whole genome shotgun sequence DNA encoding:
- the LOC121299623 gene encoding small integral membrane protein 29-like isoform X1 produces the protein MSAEDEVTTTATREKQLYYWPETASGSASLPLPFRPPGTTGATALRALPITTGTTTMSRNSTTPTDVTGDAAAGYILVPFLFITVVGIAVAGVMYVQKKRRVDRLRHQLLPVYTYDPSEELGEAEQELLLREEDTKVLQSWGRAYQHRRPPLLKDVHA
- the LOC121299623 gene encoding small integral membrane protein 29-like isoform X2, producing the protein MSAEDEVTTTATREKQLYYWPETASGSASLPLPFRPPGTTGATALRALPITTGTTTMSRNSTTPTDVTGDAAAGYILVPFLFITVVGIAVAGVMYVQKKRRVDRLRHQLLPVYTYDPSEELGEAEQELLLREEDTKSLSAEETGALQGCRS